The proteins below come from a single Spirochaetota bacterium genomic window:
- a CDS encoding NADH-quinone oxidoreductase subunit H, with protein MVKAALYLFFIGVMPFIVIGVINRVKSIWSGRKGPPILQLFHDTVKLLRKGEVISTAASFVFTLAPLVNLAAVLTAALLLPLGTASIISFSGDIVLFCYLMGLGRFFAIIGAMDVGSSFEGMGASREATFSAIAEIGFFAVLGTLLLATGMTSFSSITTTLIRNTPEGIFFIGIISLALFLLMLIELSRIPVDDPNTHLELTMIHEVMLLDNAGVNLAIALYARYVKLVLLCAVIAALIVPPHLVVHVYVAAFTGVILAVGIAIGLVESFMARLRMTHVPQFIFLVTALAVLAGIMLTVFRGAQ; from the coding sequence ATGGTAAAAGCGGCGCTCTATCTCTTTTTCATCGGCGTCATGCCGTTCATCGTCATCGGCGTCATCAATCGCGTGAAATCGATATGGTCCGGGCGCAAAGGCCCGCCGATACTGCAGCTGTTCCATGACACCGTGAAGCTCCTCCGCAAAGGCGAAGTGATAAGCACGGCTGCATCGTTCGTGTTCACGCTCGCGCCCCTCGTGAATCTGGCTGCAGTGCTCACCGCAGCGCTCCTCCTGCCGCTCGGTACCGCATCGATAATTTCCTTCAGCGGCGACATCGTGCTCTTCTGCTATCTCATGGGCCTCGGCCGCTTCTTCGCCATCATCGGCGCCATGGATGTCGGATCGAGCTTCGAGGGCATGGGCGCAAGCCGCGAAGCGACGTTCTCGGCCATCGCCGAGATAGGGTTCTTTGCCGTGCTCGGAACGCTCCTCCTCGCAACGGGGATGACATCGTTCTCTTCCATAACGACCACGCTCATACGCAACACGCCGGAAGGCATATTCTTCATCGGCATCATCTCCCTCGCGCTGTTCCTCCTCATGCTCATCGAGCTCTCGCGCATACCGGTGGACGATCCGAACACCCACCTTGAGCTCACGATGATACACGAAGTGATGCTGCTCGACAATGCGGGCGTCAATCTCGCAATCGCCCTCTATGCACGCTACGTGAAACTCGTGCTCCTCTGCGCCGTCATCGCCGCGCTTATCGTCCCGCCGCATCTTGTCGTGCACGTGTATGTCGCGGCGTTCACCGGCGTCATCCTCGCTGTCGGCATCGCGATCGGCCTCGTCGAATCGTTCATGGCACGGCTGCGCATGACGCATGTACCGCAGTTCATTTTCCTTGTCACCGCGCTCGCCGTGCTCGCCGGCATCATGCTCACGGTGTTCAGGGGCGCACAATGA